A genomic region of Nymphaea colorata isolate Beijing-Zhang1983 chromosome 2, ASM883128v2, whole genome shotgun sequence contains the following coding sequences:
- the LOC116249345 gene encoding uncharacterized protein LOC116249345 produces the protein MIPLLVLVLLVEGAVASLLILKMGPFTELTMRALDQLQTGRGPPTIKTLACTMSLIFISSLTSILKIGKKGVKVGTTTPMDQVLWSTHVLEASLMGFCLLLGFVVLRLHHYLRKIGRSRAALVTSKLQAERLEEECLVLKEKEKKASQEASALKEEISRLTGHLQKLRDEAEEKSKQLQAAEANVVALQKQSEDLLLEYDRLLEDNQALQSQSHMYRM, from the exons ATGATCCCTCTGCTGGTTCTCGTGTTACTTGTGGAGGGGGCGGTGGCGTCTCTGCTGATCCTCAAGATGGGGCCCTTCACGGAATTGACAATGAGAGCGTTGGATCAGCTGCAGACGGGCAGGGGCCCTCCCACCATCAAGACGCTCGCCTGCACCATGTCTCTCATATTCATCTCCAGCCTCACCAGCATCCTTAAGATCGGAAAGAAGGGTGTCAAAGTCGGCACCACCACCCCAATGGACCAGGTCCTGTGGAGCACCCACGTTCTCGAAGCTTCTCTTATGG GATTCTGTCTTCTTCTGGGGTTTGTTGTTCTTCGCTTGCATCATTATCTCAGAAAAATAGGTCGTTCTCGTGCAGCCCTTGTCACTTCAAAATTGCAGGCTGAACGGCTCGAGGAAGAGTGTTTGGTCCtcaaggagaaggagaagaaggctTCTCAAGAAGCATCGGctttgaaagaagaaatttcaCGCCTTACAGGCCATCTACAGAAACTGAGAGACGAGGCTGAAGAGAAGAGCAAGCAGTTGCAAGCTGCAGAAGCTAATGTTGTTGCCCTTCAAAAGCAGTCTGAGGACCTGCTTCTAGAGTATGACCGACTGCTAGAGGATAACCAAGCCCTTCAGAGCCAGTCACATATGTACAGAATGTGA